A DNA window from Agrobacterium vaccinii contains the following coding sequences:
- a CDS encoding lipid kinase: protein MTSNSALLLVNPNSRRGKDSLPEVRRLLERAGIRFTELPANYAGTTSQAIEEHIGLVDRIIVGGGDGSLNGAARGLLKAGLPLGVLPLGTANDFARTIGLPLDLTQAVDVIAKGKSTQIDLGEANGHPFFNVASVGFSADLAMSLTEKAKKRWGKLGYGIVAARLLASSRLFTATLEHDGQTEELRTLQVAVGNGRFYGGGMTVHSDATATDGMLDFYSLEVDHWWRLLALLPSLRKGTHGNWNDVRSFSTKHLTIRTSKPRAVNLDGELKTSTPVTFHIREKAISVFVP from the coding sequence ATGACATCAAACTCCGCCCTGCTGCTGGTCAACCCAAACTCCCGCAGAGGAAAAGATAGTCTGCCTGAAGTGCGCCGGTTGCTGGAGCGAGCTGGAATCCGTTTCACCGAGCTTCCTGCCAATTATGCGGGTACGACGTCCCAGGCGATTGAAGAGCATATAGGCTTGGTTGATCGTATTATCGTCGGTGGCGGTGATGGCAGCCTGAATGGGGCGGCGCGCGGGCTTTTAAAAGCAGGGCTTCCCTTGGGTGTTTTACCGCTTGGAACGGCGAACGATTTCGCCCGAACTATCGGTCTGCCCCTTGATCTTACCCAGGCGGTGGATGTCATCGCCAAAGGCAAGTCGACCCAGATCGACCTCGGTGAAGCGAATGGACATCCATTCTTCAATGTGGCGAGTGTCGGCTTTAGCGCCGATCTTGCGATGTCGCTGACCGAAAAGGCCAAGAAGCGTTGGGGCAAGCTGGGCTACGGCATCGTCGCGGCCCGTTTGCTCGCCAGTTCACGATTGTTCACCGCAACGCTTGAGCATGACGGCCAGACCGAAGAACTGCGAACCTTGCAGGTCGCTGTCGGCAATGGGCGCTTTTATGGTGGTGGCATGACCGTTCATTCAGATGCCACGGCGACCGATGGCATGCTGGATTTCTACAGTCTCGAGGTCGACCATTGGTGGCGGTTGTTGGCGCTTCTGCCGAGCTTGCGCAAGGGTACCCATGGCAACTGGAACGATGTCAGGTCGTTCTCGACCAAGCATCTGACCATTCGCACCAGCAAGCCACGCGCGGTCAATCTCGATGGTGAGTTGAAGACGAGCACACCGGTGACGTTTCATATCAGAGAAAAGGCGATCTCCGTCTTCGTTCCGTGA